A genomic stretch from Bacterioplanes sanyensis includes:
- the rpmE gene encoding 50S ribosomal protein L31, translated as MKDGIHPEYAELVATCSCGNVVNTQSTKPGTMTLDVCSACHPFYTGKQKVVDTGGRIDRFKKRFGTFKK; from the coding sequence ATGAAAGACGGTATTCATCCAGAGTACGCAGAACTGGTAGCGACTTGCTCTTGCGGTAACGTTGTTAACACCCAGTCTACCAAGCCAGGCACAATGACACTGGACGTGTGCTCTGCTTGTCACCCTTTCTACACTGGTAAGCAGAAAGTGGTTGACACTGGTGGTCGTATCGACCGCTTCAAAAAGCGTTTTGGCACTTTCAAGAAGTAA
- a CDS encoding MBL fold metallo-hydrolase, producing the protein MQTHILPVTPFAQNCTILVCSETQQAAVVDPGGEVDRIIAKLQQLEVNAVKILLTHAHIDHAGGTHELAQRLQLPIIGPHQGDRFWIDGLPQQSAMFGFPAVEVFEPDQWLQHGDEIQLGNVQLQVLHTPGHTPGHVVFYSADDKLALVGDVLFNGSIGRTDFPQGNHGELIASIRERLFPLGDDITFICGHGPNSTFGHERQHNPFVSDHRG; encoded by the coding sequence CTGCAAACCCATATCTTGCCCGTCACACCATTCGCGCAGAACTGCACTATTTTGGTCTGCAGCGAGACTCAGCAAGCAGCCGTGGTTGACCCGGGTGGCGAGGTCGATCGCATCATCGCCAAACTGCAGCAGCTTGAGGTCAACGCGGTAAAAATCCTGCTGACCCACGCTCACATCGACCATGCCGGTGGCACCCATGAACTGGCGCAGCGGTTACAACTGCCGATCATCGGCCCACATCAAGGCGATCGTTTTTGGATCGATGGCTTGCCGCAACAATCGGCGATGTTTGGCTTTCCAGCCGTGGAAGTGTTTGAGCCGGATCAGTGGCTGCAACATGGCGATGAGATCCAGCTCGGCAACGTGCAATTACAAGTGCTGCACACACCCGGGCACACGCCTGGCCACGTGGTGTTCTATAGCGCGGACGACAAGCTGGCGTTGGTAGGGGATGTGTTGTTTAACGGCTCCATCGGCCGCACCGATTTTCCGCAGGGCAATCACGGCGAGTTGATCGCCTCCATTCGCGAGCGTTTATTTCCGTTGGGTGATGACATTACCTTTATCTGCGGTCATGGCCCGAACTCTACCTTTGGCCATGAGCGCCAGCACAACCCGTTTGTGTCGGATCATCGCGGCTAA